The following nucleotide sequence is from Dehalogenimonas formicexedens.
TGATCCAGCGACTTGGCCATCACTTCGTCACTGGCAACCCTCTTATACTCGCCGATAAGGCGGCGGATGGTGGACTTGTCAACCGGCTTGTTGAAGAAAGGCAAACCCGGCGGCAAGGCTTCATTAAAGATAATGCGCCCGGCGCTGGTCTTTAGTTTTTCGCCATCGGGAGTCCGCACTTCGATTTCGGCGCGCAGTTCGATTATGCCGAGGTCGAAATACCTTTTGACTTCCTCAAAGCTGCCGAAGTGCTTACCCTCGCCCTTGAGTCCTGGGCGGATGGTGGTGAGGTAGTAGCAACCGAAGACCATATCAAGGCTGGGGGTGACCACCGGATCGCCTGATGAAGGCAGCAGCATGTTGTGGATGGACAGCATAGCCTCCCGGGCTTCTTTGACCGCCGCCTTGGATAAAGGCAGGTGGACGGCCATCTGGTCGCCGTCGAAGTCGGCGTTGAAAGCGGAGCAAACTAAAGGATGGATCTGCAGCGCCGAGCCGTCGATCAACACGGGTTCGAACGCCTGGATCGACAACCGGTGCAACGTCGGCGCGCGGTTCAGCATGACCGGCCGGTCTTTGACCACATCCTCAAGAATGTCATATACCTCGGGACGTGCCCGCTCCACCAACCGGCGGGCGCTCTTGATGTTGGGAGCCAATCCGTCGGTGACCAGGCGGTGCATGACGAATGGCTTGAAAAGCTCAAGGGCCATGCGGCGGGGCAAACCGCACTGATGCAGCTGGAGGCTGGGGCCGACCACGATGACCGAGCGGCCGGAGTAGTCGACGCGCTTACCCAGCAGGTTCTGGCGGAAGCGGCCCTGCTTGCCGCGCAGCAGATCGGAAATAGACTTAGCCTTGTGATCGCCGGACACGGCGACAGAACGGCCACGGCGCCCGTTATCAATCAAAGAGTCGACAGCTTCCTGGAGCATGCGCTTTTCGTTGCGGATAATGATCTCCGGGGCGCCGATCTCAAGCAGGTGCTGGAGGCGGTTGTTACGGTTGATGACGCGGCGGTAAAGGTCGTTCAGGTCGGAGGTCGCGAAGCGGCCGCCATCGAGTTGGACCATCGGGCGCAAATCCGGAGGCAGCACCGGCAGGACGGTCAGTACCATCCACTCCGGCTTGTTGCCGCTCCGGCGAAAGGCTTCAACCAGTTGGAGTTGCTTAGACGCTTTCTTGCGCCTCTGGCCTGAGGAAGAGCGCGTTTCCTGGATCAGGTGATTGCGCATCTCGCCAAGGTCAATGGCGCGCAGCAGGTCGAGAATCGCCTCGGCGCCCATCTTGGCTTCAAAGATTTCCGGATACCGGGTCTTCAGATCGTAATACTGGCTTTCGGTCAGCAGATTACCGGTGCGTAAGCCGGCCAGTTGCTCGACGATGCTGACGGTCTCTTCTTCGCTCTCGTCGCGTTCCGCCTCGAAGTCGCGGCGCAGATTGTTGATCTCCTGGATATCGGCGCCGGCGGATTCCATCGCGGAAGCCTTGGCGTCGATCTCGCTCTGGCGCTCGTCCATCTCAAGGCGGCGACCCTTTTCAAGGTCACCGATGGCGGCCTGCCTGGCCGCCTCATTTACCGAGGTGATCACATAGTGCGAAAAATAGACGATGCGTTCAAGGCTGCGGGTCGAAAGATCGAGAAGCAGACCGACGCGGCTTGGGATACCCCTGGTAAACCAGATGTGGCCAACGGGACAGGCAAGCTCGATATGGCCCATGCGCTCGCGCCGAACCTTAGCCCGGGCAACCTCAACGCCGCACTTATCGCAGATAATGCCCTTGTAGCGGATCCGCTTGTATTTGCCGCAGGAGCATTCAAAGTCCTTGGTCGGACCGAAAATGCGCTCGCAGAAAAGGCCGTCCCGTTCAGGTTTCAGGGTCCGGTAGTTGATGGTCTCGGGTTTGGTGACTTCACCATACGACCAACTGCGGATCTGCTCCGGAGAGGCCAGCGAGATTCGAATGGCGTCAAAATCAATGACTTCATTCATATTAGTTATCGGTATCCTCTTCTTCAGATTCTTCTTCGCCCGAGTCATCAACCTCAACCAGTTGCGAGGTTAACTCTCCGGCCAGGGTGGCCAGTTCCGATTCGTCTTCCTGGCTCCCTACTTCGGGCAAACGTTCGGCCGAAAGAACTTTTTCTTCCTCATTGATGACTTCTACGGCCAGACCGAGGCTCTGCAATTCTTTCACCAGGACTTTAAACGATTCCGGCACGCCGGGCTGGGACACATCCTCACCCTTGACGATTGATTCGTAGGCCTTGGCGCGGCCGGTCACGTCGTCGGATTTGATGGTCAGCATCTCCTGGAGATTGTAGGCGGCGCCGTACGCTTCCAGGGTCCAGACTTCCATTTCACCGAAGCGTTGGCCGCCGAACTGGGCTTTACCGCCAAGGGGCTGCTGGCTGATCAATGAGTAAGGTCCGGTGGCGCGGGCGTGGACTTTGTCCTCAACGAGGTGGATCAGCTTCAGGATGTACATATTGCCGACAGTGATCGGCTGATCGAAAAGATCGCCGGTCTTACCGTCGCGGAGGATCATCTTGCCAGCGACCGGCGACGGAATATTGCGTTCACGGGAGAGCTTGAAAACCCGGGCATCAAGGTCGGAGGCTGGCATGGTGCGCGCGTCGCCGACACCCAGTTCCTCCAGCCACAGCCTCAGGCAGGTCTCACGGCCGACGCCGGGATGATTGTCATCAAAAGCACGGGTGCCATCAAAACCTTTCTTGTTGAGCCAGGCAGCGGCGGCACCGGCTACGGCCTTGGCATCTTTCAATTCGTAATCCAGTTTTATCAAACCGGCAACCTGGGCGATGTAAGCCCTGGCCAAATCGTCTTCGATGGCAACATCGGTGGCGCCGTCAAAGACCGGGGTGCGGACCCTGAAACCAAGCAGATGCCCGGCCCAACCGAGGTGGAGCTCAAGTATCTGACCAAGGTTCATGCGGGAGGGAACGCCGATGGGATTCAAAACGACATCTACCGGGGTGCCGTCGGGCAGGAAAGGCATATCCTCAGCCGGAGCGACGATGGAAATGACACCCTTGTTGCCGTGGCGTCCGGCCAGCTTGTCGCCGACCGAAATCTTGCGTTTCTGGGCGACCCAAACCTGGACCCACTTGTTGACCCTGGCCGGCAGGTCGTCACCGCCGTCGCGGGTAAAGACCTTTACCGCAATGACCTTGCCCCATTCGCCGTGAGGCATGCGGAGGGAGGTATCTTTGACCTCCCGGGCTTTTTCACCGAAGATCGCCCTGAGCAGTTTTTCTTCGGCAGAAAGTTCGGTTTCACCCTTGGGGGTGATCTTACCGACCAGGATATCGTCCGGTCCGACCTCGGCGCCGACCCGGATGATGCCTTCTTCGTCTAGTTCGCGCAGCGATTCTTCGCCGACATTGGGGATATCGCGGGTGATCTCTTCAAGACCCAGCTTGGTGTCCCGGGCTTCCACCTCGTGCTTGGAGATGTGGATCGAAGTAAACCGATCGGCTTTTACCAGTCGGTCGGAAATGATAATGGCATCTTCGTAGTTGTAACCGTGCCAGCTCATGAAGGCGCAGATAACGTTCTGCCCGAGAGCCAACTCGCCGTTTTCGGTGGCCGAAGAGTCGGCCAGTACCTGACCGGCTTTGACAACGTCGCCGACGGAAACCACCGGGCGCTGGTTTATGCAGGTACCCTGGTTGGTGCGCATGAATTTGATCAGCTTGTAGCTGTCTTCGGTTTTACCGTCAGTCTTGACGATGATCTTTTCAGAGGTGACTGATCTAACGGTACCCGGATTCCGGGCGAAAATGACGTGACCCGAATACCTTACGGCCTCCATCTCCATGCCGGTGGCCACCAGCGGGGCTTCCGGCCTCAGCAAAGGCACAGCCTGGCGTTGCATGTTGGCGCCCATAAGAGCGCGGTTGGCATCGTCATGTTCAAGGAACGGGATAAGTGACGCGGCGACAGAGAAAATCTGCCGCGGCGAAACGTCCATGTAATCGATCTTGAGCGGCGGTTCGTATAGATACTGCTCGCCGAACCGGGACTCGATACGCTCGTCGATGAAGCGTCCGCGGGCGTCGAGTCTGGCGGTCGCCTGGGCTACGACGTACTTGTCCTCTTCATCGGCGGAGAGATAAGGGACTTCGTCCGAAACAAACGGTTCTATCATGACGAGATGTTCGGGCAGCTTGGCGATCCTGGTGAACGACTTGTCGTCGACAACATCTCCGGCAGCCAGGATGGTGGTGCCGCTTTCGTCTTTCACATCTTCCCGGAGCGCCAGACCGATCAACCGCGAATCATGATTCAAGAGTTCCTTCAAAACTTTGCGATAAGGAGTTTCGATAAACCCATATCGATTGACACGGCTGTAAGACGCGAGCGAACCGATAAGACCGATGTTCGGGCCTTCAGGAGTTTCGATGGGGCAGATCCGGCCATAATGGGAGTAGTGAACGTCGCGGACATCGAAACCGGCGCGTTCGCGCGAAAGACCGCCGGGGCCCATGGCCGACAAACGTCGCTTGTGGGTCAACTCTGCCAGAGGATTGGTCTGGTCCATAAACTGGGACAACTGGGAACCGCCGAAAAATTCGCGGACGGCGGCCACGACGGGCCGGATGTTGACCAGCCCGCTGGGCGTCACCTGGTCAAGGGCGACAATGCTCATGCGTTCCTTGGCGACGCGCTCCAAACGAAGCAGACCGATGCGGAACTGGTTCTGAATCAGCTCCCCGACCGTCCTGATGCGGCGGTTGCCGAGATGGTCGATATCATCAGCGTGCTCAATGCCGTTATTAATGCGGATGATCTGTTTAATGATGGCAACAATGTCTTCGCGGGTTAGCGCCCGGTTTTCTTCCGAGACTTTACCCTCGAGATTCAAGCGCCGGTTGACTTTATAGCGGCCGACCATGCCCAGGTCATAGTGGTCCGGGCTGAAGAACATGTCGTTCACCAGGCGGGAGGCGTTCTCCACGTTGGCCGGGTCTCCCGGGCGCAGGCGGCCGTAAATATCGATGAGGGCGCCGTTGGTATCGCGGATCAAGGGATCCTTGTCGATCGAGGATTGGGTGTACAGGTGCTCCATCGAAGTATCGACATCGCTGAATAAATTGATCAATTCCTGATCGGAGCTGTAGCCGATGGCCCTCAGGAAACTGGTGACCGGAATTTTACGCCGGCCGTCGATTTTAACCGACACGACATCCCTATTGGACGTCTCAAATTCCAACCACGCGCCGCGGCTGGGAATAAGTGAGGTATGGCACAGCGGGCGACCGGTAGCGGTGTCTTCCTGGACGGTGAAATAAACGCCCGGAGAGCGTAACAGCTGGCTGACGACCACCCGTTCCGTGCCGCTGGTAATAAAGGTGCCGTTACGGGTCATCAGCGGTAAGTCGCCGAAGAAAAGTTCAAATGGTTCTTTGATTTCGCCGGTGGCTTTAATAATCAGCCGGGCTTTGACGTACAGAGGCACCGAGTAATTCTGGTCTCTCTGCTGGCATTCTTCTTCTGACAGGCGCGGTTCCCGGAACTCGTAACCGATGAATTCGAGTTCCATACGATTGCCATTGAAGTCTCTTACGGGTGAAATTTCTTCGATGAGTTCCTTAAGGGCATCTTCCATGAACCAGCGGAACGATGCCAATTGAATGTCGATCAGGTTGGGAACGTCGACGACTTCGGGGATTTTGGAATAGGATTTGCGGGCTGCGGCTGCCGACAGTTCGCCGGTAGCGGCTAATGTTGAGACCATGTTTACTCCTTATACCAGTAGTAAAGTAAAGGAATTGGGCAGACTAGTTCCTGGGAAAAGTGGAACCTGAAAAGACCTTTATATAATGGAATTGCTTTAGAGGCATAATTAACAACCACTCAGTATATACCAATGTTACCGGCCTGTCAACATGGGTCAGGTTCAAGATCTGATCGACACCTTTCGAACGGGAACACGCCCCAAAACGATTGACGGATACCGTTTCCCAGTGATACTATGGGGCAACTTAAACGCAGTTGCTCAAGGGGATGATGATCCCCTTTTTAATTTATTAAAACTGTGACACAACTGGAAAAAGAACTCGCGGCATTTAGGCCGGACCGACCGACGGCATTGACCATCGGCGTCTTTGACGGTGTTCACCTCGGCCACCAGGCTTTGATAACCGAAACGCTGCGGCAAGCCAAAAGAAACGATCTTCTTCCGGCAGTTGTCACATTTGCGGGACATCCGCGCCGGGTTCTTGGCAAACACGAAGAACTGCCCCACCTCACCAGCCTCGAACAACGGACTGGCCTTCTCAGGGAAACCGGCATCGATGCGATTATTGTTTTAACCTTTACTAAAGAATTGGCATCGGTTTCCGCGGAGGAATTTCTTTCGCTGCTGGTAAAGCGACTTAAGCTAACGCAATTGGTGATCGGCCCCGACTTCGCCCTGGGTAAGGGACGGGAAGGGAATATCGAATCGATCAAAACGATCGGGGCAAGACTCGGCTTTGGCGTCACCGTGGTACCGCCGCTGCTGAAAAACGGCCAGAAAGTTTCAAGCACGCTCATCCGTAAGGCAATGGCCGAGAGCGATATGGCAAAGGTTCACGATTTTTTAGGAAGGTATTTCAGTCTTGAGGGTCCGGTGGTGAAGGGCGAAGGACGTGGCGCAACAATAGGCATCCCTACGGCCAACATCAAGGTCCCGCTGGACCAGGCACTCCCTGCGGATGGGGTTTATGCCACCATCGCCTGTTTAGAAGGAAAATCCATGCCGTCCATTACAAATATCGGGACCAGGCCGACGTTCGGCGGAGGGCATCGGACCATCGAGACTCATCTTTTGAATTTCAACGGCGACCTTTACGGCCGTTCTCTTGAAATTGCTATAATAGAGCAGATCCGACCTGAAAAGAAATTCTCCAGCGCCGCAGAATTGCTGTCTCAGATTGCCGGCGACATTGAAAACGCCAAAGAGCTATTGAAAAAGACGGGTTGCGTTTGATGGCTGATTTAGATTTCATTCTTAAAAGAGCAGTTAGCGAAATTATCGACGAACAAGAACTGCGCAAGCTGCTAGATTCCGGCAAAACCTTGCGGCTCAAGGAAGGATTCGATCCCAGTTCGACCGATATCCACCTTGGACACATGGTCGGGCTACGGAAACTGAGACAATTGCAGGAACTGGGTCTCCAGGTTGTTCTCATCGTTGGCGACTGGACGGCGCAGATAGGCGATCCCACCGGAGCTTCGGTCACCCGACCGATGCTGACAGCCGAGCAGGTCAAAGTTAACGCCGAGACCTATATGCAGCAGTTTTTCAAAATCGTCGACAGGTCAAAAACCGAAGTCCGCTGGCAAAGCGAGTGGTTCGGCAAGTTTACTCTGGCCGATGTCATCAAATTGACCAGCCGGTTTACTATCGCTCAGATGCTGGCCCGAGAAGATTTCAAGAAACGTTTTGAGTCCAACCGGCCGATCACCATCACCGAATTTTTGTACCCGCTACTCCAGGCCTATGACTCCGTTATGGTTAAGGCGGATGTCGAGTTCGGTGGCAACGATCAGAAATTCAACCTTCTGGTTGGTCGCGAACTCCAATCAATGATCGGCCAGCCGGCCCAGCAAGTCTTCCTCACCCCGATCCTCACTGGCACCGACGGCACCAAGAAGATGTCCAAGAGCCTGGGCAACTATATCGGGGTGGCTGAATCCCCGGAAAACATATTTGGTAAGGTCATGTCCATTGGCGATGACCTCATTATCCAATATTTCGATCTGTTAACCGACGTTACCGATGAAGAACTGCGCCACTTCGAAAGAGATATCGAAAGCGGCCGCACCAACCCGATGCTACTTAAAAAGCGGTTGGCCAGGGAGATAATCAACCAACTGTACAACCAGTCTGAAGCCGCCGACGCCGAGATAGCGTTCGAGCGAGTCCATCAACGCCGGGAGATGCCGGAAGAAATCAGCGAATGCAAAGTTTCATTCGAAGCCATGAAATCCGGCGATTGCGAGGATATCGACCTGCCGTGCCTGATGGTGGCTACCGGGTTGGCAGCCAGCAAGGGAGAAGCCAAAAGGTTGATCCAGCAGGGCGGCGTATCACTTGAGGGCGAAAAGGTCACCTCGGAAAAGGCTCGAATCACGAGCGGTTGCGTTTTAAAAGCCGGCAAGCGGAAATTTGCCCGTATCATCAATACCGATATTATCAGCGCTTCATAGACCCATTTTTTTGAAGGAGAGATTCCAGATGCAGAACCTACGTATTCCCGGCCCCACGCCCTGCCCTCCCGAAGTCCTGGCAGCGATGGGACGCCAGATGATCAACCACCGCGGCAGCGAGTTCGCCGAGATCATCAAGGACGTCACCGTCAAAATGAAACATGTCTTTCAGACCAAGAACGAACTGATGCTTTTAACCGGCTCCGGTACCGCGGGTCTAGAGGCGGCGGTGGTCAACATGCTTTCACCCGGGGATACGGTGCTGGGGGTGGCTATCGGTGTTTTCGGCGAACGTTTCGCCAAGATTGCTCAAACTTTTGGTGCCAACGTCATACCGTTGAATTTTGAGCACGGCAAAGCCGCCGATCCAGCCCTGATGAAGGAAGCCCTGGACGCCAACCCGCAAATCAAGGCGGTTTTGGTCACTCATAACGAAACCTCCACCGGCGTCACCAATGATCTGGCTGCCATCAGCAAGATCGTAAAAGGCGCGGGAAAACTACTCCTGGTTGACTGCATCTCATCGCTCGGTTCTCTCAATGTCCCCGTTGACGAATTGGGCATCGACGTTGCCATTTCAGGTTCTCAAAAAGGCTGGATGGTTCCTCCGGGTATGGCCATGATATCGGTTTCTGAAACCGGCTGGCAGGCATACGCCCAGGCGAAAATGCCGCGATTCTATTGGGATCTTGGCAAGGCCAAAGCCGGGCTTGAGAAAGGCCAAACGCCATGGACACCCAACGTGTCGGTGGTTTTTGCCTTTCAGGTTGCCCTGGAGATGATGCTTAAGGAAGGCATAAATAATATCTTTACCAGGCACGCGAGGATCGGCAAATTTACGCGTGAGGGAGTCAAGTCCCTGGGCCTAACGTTGTTAGCCGACGAAAAGTTTGCCTCGAACACAGTTACCTCGGTAGTCGCCGACCGCGGACTCGACGCCAAAAAATTGAACAAGATCATGAAAGAAGAATTTGATATTGTCTTGGCCGGCGGCCAAGGGCCTCTGGAAGGCAAGATCTTCCGCATCGGTCATCTGGGTATGGTTAATGAAAAAGATATCCAGGCGGTTTTTGATGGCCTTAAGGTGGCTTTGCCGAAGGCCGGTTTCGTAAAATAAGGAGAATATTCAGGACGATGAAAAAGGTATTAGTTGCGGACGCTCTTTCAGCAGCCGGGGTCGAACGGCTCAAGGCTATCGCCGAAGTTGACGTTAAAACCGGTCTCAAACCGGAAGAACTGATCGCTATCGTCGGTAGTTATGACGCCCTGCTCGTCAGGTCGCAGACCCAGGTTACCGCCGATGTCATCAGCGCAGGCAAAAAGCTGCAGGTTATCGGCCGCGCCGGAGTCGGTGTCGATAATATCGACATAAAAGCCGCGACTGAAGCCGGAATCATTGTCGTCAACGCCCCAACCGGGAATACTATATCCGCCGCGGAACACACCCTGGCCCTGATGCTATCCATGGCGCGGCATATTCCCCGTGCCAATTCCTGCCTCAAAGGCGGCGTTTGGGAGCGGGGCAAGTTCCTAGGGACCGAACTTCGCGGCAAGACGCTTGGCATTATCGGCCTGGGGAACATCGGCTCTGAAGTAGCCAAACGGGCCCGGGCTTTCGAAATGAAAGTGATTGGGTACGATCCTTTCGTTTCAGCCGAACGCGCCAAGAACATGCAGATCGAACTGGCTTCACTGGAAAGAATCTACAAGGAAGCCGATTTTATCACCCTGCACGTACCGCTTACCGCACAGACCAAGAATATGGTCGGCGCTAAAGAATTGGAAATGATGAAACCCACCGCCCGCATTGTTAACGCCGCGCGGGGCGGTCTTATCGATGAAGAGGCACTGGTAGCCGCCGTAAACGCCAAGAAATTAGCCGGGGCAGCCATCGACGTATTCATCAAAGAGCCGTGCACCGATAACGTCTGTTTCGCCGCCGAGAATATCGTGGTCACGCCGCACCTCGGCGCTTCAACCATCGAAGCTCAAGACCTGGCGACATCGGATGTTGTCGACCAGGTGATCGATATCTTCAACGGCGCTCCGGCCCGCTACGCGGTTAATGCCCCGTTCTTCGCCATCGAAGCCCTGCCGGTAATTAATCCGTTCCTGAAAGTAGCAAACACTGTCGGCAAGCTTGTTTCTCAACTGGCCGAAGGACAAATGACAGCGGTCAATATCAAGTATTCCGGCGAAATCTCCGGTTATGACAGCCGGGCGCTGAAAGCCCTGGTGCTCGGCGGCATCCTCGAGCAGATATCCGAAGAACGTGTAAATATGGTCAACGCGGACATCGTCGCCGCCCGGCGGGGGATGAATATCACCGAACAGAAAGAAAGCGCCTGCGACAATTACGCCAGCATCATCACCGTTGAAGCGGTCACCACCGAAGGCAGCACCATCGTCGCGGGTACGATTACCCGGGGTGAAACCCACATTGTACGCATCGATCAATACTACCTGGATATCGTTCCCACCGGCGGCTATTTCCTGTTCGCTGACCACCGGGACCGCCCTGGGCTCATCGGCGCGGTCGGCAGCATCACCGGAAAATATGACGTCAACGTCAGCTACATGCATCTTTCACGGCTTAAGCCGCGCGGCCAGGCGCTGATGATCCTTGCCCTCGATGAAGCTCTACCTGACGCCGGGATGAAACAGATCCGGGCGCTCGAGGGTGTGCAGACCGTCAAACTGGTGAAGATATAGCCTGGGGCGAAGCATGAAAATCGGCGTTTTAGCGATGCAGGGGGCTTTCGCCGAGCATATAGGCGTCCTTCAGCGCCTGGAAATCGAAGCCGTTGAGGTTCGCAAGATCGATCAACTCGACGATCTCGCGGGGCTCATCATACCCGGTGGCGAAAGTACCACCATGCTCAAACTGGCCGATATCTATCGTATAAACGAGACGGTAAAAACGAAGGCGTCGGCGGGACTGCCGGTATGGGGCACTTGCGCCGGAGCGATACTTCTCGCGGATGAAGTCACCAACGCCGGGCCACATATGCCGGTGAGTCTGGGATTGATGCGGATGACCGTCCGCCGCAACGCGTTCGGGCGCCAGGTAGACAGTTTCGAGGTCAAGCTCCCCGTAGCAGGCCTCGGTTGCGAGCCCTTCCCCGCCGTTTTCATCAGGGCGCCGCTTATCGA
It contains:
- a CDS encoding bifunctional riboflavin kinase/FAD synthetase, which translates into the protein MTQLEKELAAFRPDRPTALTIGVFDGVHLGHQALITETLRQAKRNDLLPAVVTFAGHPRRVLGKHEELPHLTSLEQRTGLLRETGIDAIIVLTFTKELASVSAEEFLSLLVKRLKLTQLVIGPDFALGKGREGNIESIKTIGARLGFGVTVVPPLLKNGQKVSSTLIRKAMAESDMAKVHDFLGRYFSLEGPVVKGEGRGATIGIPTANIKVPLDQALPADGVYATIACLEGKSMPSITNIGTRPTFGGGHRTIETHLLNFNGDLYGRSLEIAIIEQIRPEKKFSSAAELLSQIAGDIENAKELLKKTGCV
- the rpoC gene encoding DNA-directed RNA polymerase subunit beta' produces the protein MNEVIDFDAIRISLASPEQIRSWSYGEVTKPETINYRTLKPERDGLFCERIFGPTKDFECSCGKYKRIRYKGIICDKCGVEVARAKVRRERMGHIELACPVGHIWFTRGIPSRVGLLLDLSTRSLERIVYFSHYVITSVNEAARQAAIGDLEKGRRLEMDERQSEIDAKASAMESAGADIQEINNLRRDFEAERDESEEETVSIVEQLAGLRTGNLLTESQYYDLKTRYPEIFEAKMGAEAILDLLRAIDLGEMRNHLIQETRSSSGQRRKKASKQLQLVEAFRRSGNKPEWMVLTVLPVLPPDLRPMVQLDGGRFATSDLNDLYRRVINRNNRLQHLLEIGAPEIIIRNEKRMLQEAVDSLIDNGRRGRSVAVSGDHKAKSISDLLRGKQGRFRQNLLGKRVDYSGRSVIVVGPSLQLHQCGLPRRMALELFKPFVMHRLVTDGLAPNIKSARRLVERARPEVYDILEDVVKDRPVMLNRAPTLHRLSIQAFEPVLIDGSALQIHPLVCSAFNADFDGDQMAVHLPLSKAAVKEAREAMLSIHNMLLPSSGDPVVTPSLDMVFGCYYLTTIRPGLKGEGKHFGSFEEVKRYFDLGIIELRAEIEVRTPDGEKLKTSAGRIIFNEALPPGLPFFNKPVDKSTIRRLIGEYKRVASDEVMAKSLDHVKQLGFRFATRSGITIAMGDIAVPAAKSNIVATAESETGIIEQQYAQGLITDDERYAGVIEIWMRATEQITDAISKGLDTYGNVYMMATSGAKGNISQIRQMAGMRGLMTNPSGRIIDFPIKASLREGLSAIEYFISTHGARKGLADTALRTSGSGYLTRRLIDVTQDLIIFEDDCGTMDGLWIEEPKEKGILPPLAERISGRLAAQPVAHPQTGEILVDRNGEIDDKKAKEIASAGVTAVYVRSPLSCGSRRGVCTKCYWRDLGRGHTVEPYTAVGIVAAQSIGEPGTQLTLRTFHTGGVVGTDITTGLPRVEELFEARPPKAQAIISEIDGTVQVMESDAGRSVQVISRETYQDEYELPEGWKLEVTEGQPVDMGAVLATAPEASKKSAHLTTGEFVLAARVGGRVSVEGSRLVIKYEDIDQREYPVPAASHIAVKDGDIVKAGQRLTDGSVNPQDILAVLGREAVQRYLVEEVQKVYFSQGVHINDKHIEVIVRQMMNRVRIDSSGDTDLVPGELVDKFRYEDINANILAEGGEPATAHTVLMGITRASLSTESWLAAASFQETTRVLTDAAIHGKKDVLSGLKENVIIGKLIPAQCQSCRDATADKNAELEAAKMVQLEQPAI
- a CDS encoding pyridoxal-phosphate-dependent aminotransferase family protein — encoded protein: MQNLRIPGPTPCPPEVLAAMGRQMINHRGSEFAEIIKDVTVKMKHVFQTKNELMLLTGSGTAGLEAAVVNMLSPGDTVLGVAIGVFGERFAKIAQTFGANVIPLNFEHGKAADPALMKEALDANPQIKAVLVTHNETSTGVTNDLAAISKIVKGAGKLLLVDCISSLGSLNVPVDELGIDVAISGSQKGWMVPPGMAMISVSETGWQAYAQAKMPRFYWDLGKAKAGLEKGQTPWTPNVSVVFAFQVALEMMLKEGINNIFTRHARIGKFTREGVKSLGLTLLADEKFASNTVTSVVADRGLDAKKLNKIMKEEFDIVLAGGQGPLEGKIFRIGHLGMVNEKDIQAVFDGLKVALPKAGFVK
- a CDS encoding DNA-directed RNA polymerase subunit beta, with translation MVSTLAATGELSAAAARKSYSKIPEVVDVPNLIDIQLASFRWFMEDALKELIEEISPVRDFNGNRMELEFIGYEFREPRLSEEECQQRDQNYSVPLYVKARLIIKATGEIKEPFELFFGDLPLMTRNGTFITSGTERVVVSQLLRSPGVYFTVQEDTATGRPLCHTSLIPSRGAWLEFETSNRDVVSVKIDGRRKIPVTSFLRAIGYSSDQELINLFSDVDTSMEHLYTQSSIDKDPLIRDTNGALIDIYGRLRPGDPANVENASRLVNDMFFSPDHYDLGMVGRYKVNRRLNLEGKVSEENRALTREDIVAIIKQIIRINNGIEHADDIDHLGNRRIRTVGELIQNQFRIGLLRLERVAKERMSIVALDQVTPSGLVNIRPVVAAVREFFGGSQLSQFMDQTNPLAELTHKRRLSAMGPGGLSRERAGFDVRDVHYSHYGRICPIETPEGPNIGLIGSLASYSRVNRYGFIETPYRKVLKELLNHDSRLIGLALREDVKDESGTTILAAGDVVDDKSFTRIAKLPEHLVMIEPFVSDEVPYLSADEEDKYVVAQATARLDARGRFIDERIESRFGEQYLYEPPLKIDYMDVSPRQIFSVAASLIPFLEHDDANRALMGANMQRQAVPLLRPEAPLVATGMEMEAVRYSGHVIFARNPGTVRSVTSEKIIVKTDGKTEDSYKLIKFMRTNQGTCINQRPVVSVGDVVKAGQVLADSSATENGELALGQNVICAFMSWHGYNYEDAIIISDRLVKADRFTSIHISKHEVEARDTKLGLEEITRDIPNVGEESLRELDEEGIIRVGAEVGPDDILVGKITPKGETELSAEEKLLRAIFGEKAREVKDTSLRMPHGEWGKVIAVKVFTRDGGDDLPARVNKWVQVWVAQKRKISVGDKLAGRHGNKGVISIVAPAEDMPFLPDGTPVDVVLNPIGVPSRMNLGQILELHLGWAGHLLGFRVRTPVFDGATDVAIEDDLARAYIAQVAGLIKLDYELKDAKAVAGAAAAWLNKKGFDGTRAFDDNHPGVGRETCLRLWLEELGVGDARTMPASDLDARVFKLSRERNIPSPVAGKMILRDGKTGDLFDQPITVGNMYILKLIHLVEDKVHARATGPYSLISQQPLGGKAQFGGQRFGEMEVWTLEAYGAAYNLQEMLTIKSDDVTGRAKAYESIVKGEDVSQPGVPESFKVLVKELQSLGLAVEVINEEEKVLSAERLPEVGSQEDESELATLAGELTSQLVEVDDSGEEESEEEDTDN
- the tyrS gene encoding tyrosine--tRNA ligase codes for the protein MADLDFILKRAVSEIIDEQELRKLLDSGKTLRLKEGFDPSSTDIHLGHMVGLRKLRQLQELGLQVVLIVGDWTAQIGDPTGASVTRPMLTAEQVKVNAETYMQQFFKIVDRSKTEVRWQSEWFGKFTLADVIKLTSRFTIAQMLAREDFKKRFESNRPITITEFLYPLLQAYDSVMVKADVEFGGNDQKFNLLVGRELQSMIGQPAQQVFLTPILTGTDGTKKMSKSLGNYIGVAESPENIFGKVMSIGDDLIIQYFDLLTDVTDEELRHFERDIESGRTNPMLLKKRLAREIINQLYNQSEAADAEIAFERVHQRREMPEEISECKVSFEAMKSGDCEDIDLPCLMVATGLAASKGEAKRLIQQGGVSLEGEKVTSEKARITSGCVLKAGKRKFARIINTDIISAS
- the serA gene encoding phosphoglycerate dehydrogenase produces the protein MKKVLVADALSAAGVERLKAIAEVDVKTGLKPEELIAIVGSYDALLVRSQTQVTADVISAGKKLQVIGRAGVGVDNIDIKAATEAGIIVVNAPTGNTISAAEHTLALMLSMARHIPRANSCLKGGVWERGKFLGTELRGKTLGIIGLGNIGSEVAKRARAFEMKVIGYDPFVSAERAKNMQIELASLERIYKEADFITLHVPLTAQTKNMVGAKELEMMKPTARIVNAARGGLIDEEALVAAVNAKKLAGAAIDVFIKEPCTDNVCFAAENIVVTPHLGASTIEAQDLATSDVVDQVIDIFNGAPARYAVNAPFFAIEALPVINPFLKVANTVGKLVSQLAEGQMTAVNIKYSGEISGYDSRALKALVLGGILEQISEERVNMVNADIVAARRGMNITEQKESACDNYASIITVEAVTTEGSTIVAGTITRGETHIVRIDQYYLDIVPTGGYFLFADHRDRPGLIGAVGSITGKYDVNVSYMHLSRLKPRGQALMILALDEALPDAGMKQIRALEGVQTVKLVKI